Proteins encoded within one genomic window of Bacteroidetes bacterium SB0662_bin_6:
- a CDS encoding outer membrane beta-barrel protein has translation MIRRYASSLLVLGGLLLSTGLVHAQTGKIAGTVTDAVTGEPLSGANVVVEGTRLGAAADAEGNYFILQVPPGTHVVQSTMIGFATVTQTDVRVYINQTAPLNFSLSPSAVQAEEVVVVAERPPVEVDLTGSKQRMSGEELDNSWVKTLSEALLIQTGTNIHGGIRGGFGLEDSYFIDGLSLRDNVSGGNLAGVNTTTIAELEVLTGGWSAEYGRATGSVINIVTRSASDRIRGTIRSRYRPAGQYHWGRNIYSKENYEWKVMATLDYWTENTGGGAWAARTPQERLDAWTNFITGDLFGDVSRRMQDYAERATWEGEGTFYGPITEDLGFLASGKYVRSAPNFPAYLEYTQDWNYQGKLHYRLGSSNRLELSGLYQGFDNTDGPRLSYWSSEDAFVSGFWGPPPYYHSGYSTFKYWPYGTSNIFQVPTPPEYMRMRSGQLAWTHVFNPSSFLDAKVSYTTMRLDRDNFGQLEDSEFYDPESEEFGTHWDETMIPGNPLFLLPPIFHRRHPGIFQLKVRSEAAVAKVDYTNQVSQEFQLKAGVFISPQYVSKTFKAGDMPGAVYSNLATKPDFKPWDAAAYVQGKVELNGMVVNAGLRFDAFDANTKVAPSIFDPGVFDEAHVPSYDAETHGVQTRSRAVLSPRFGISHPITELTVLHFSYGHFNQRPAWQLIGGGPTIFHITSSSEGNPDASPEEAFGFYHPNTNTANPELTFEKIIQYEIGFDQHIPRLAQLDVTAYYKDGKNLTSLGVSQGRVDFVGFGSHANLFGLGGSVNTEVYTDPVATLGFAPGGGRSRVTTNGGFVDVRGLEASIETLFLRNARLKLVFNRSFVRSGQYGFRQIFVEVDGNPVRPNRLHGVSLRDRGTSGQNNDQWNPTTSFKAILNLFTPEQFGPDLGSFYPLGGWHVNAFYNFASGHRYTYHSPGDFSTEPNNRRWKPYHNTNLRISKAIGLVGSSEIEFSVDVHNVLNTNRIRFPTSQDALVAYHEEDQLPVNPTTGEESEWDWYDLVQLPRQMFFGVQLNF, from the coding sequence ATGATCAGGAGATACGCTTCTTCGCTTCTCGTCCTTGGAGGTTTGCTTCTCTCTACAGGTCTCGTCCATGCGCAGACGGGTAAGATAGCAGGTACCGTCACCGACGCGGTCACGGGAGAACCCTTGTCCGGGGCAAATGTGGTGGTCGAGGGCACCCGGTTGGGGGCCGCCGCCGACGCCGAGGGCAACTACTTCATTTTACAGGTGCCCCCGGGTACGCATGTCGTACAGTCGACGATGATCGGTTTTGCAACGGTGACGCAGACCGACGTGCGGGTCTACATTAATCAAACGGCCCCGTTGAATTTTTCGCTTTCCCCCTCTGCGGTGCAAGCAGAAGAGGTGGTGGTGGTTGCGGAGCGTCCGCCTGTAGAGGTGGATCTCACGGGCAGCAAACAGCGCATGAGCGGTGAGGAGCTTGATAACAGTTGGGTGAAGACACTCTCTGAGGCGCTTCTGATTCAGACGGGAACGAACATCCACGGCGGTATTCGCGGGGGCTTTGGACTCGAGGACAGCTATTTCATTGATGGGCTCAGCCTGCGCGACAATGTTTCAGGGGGTAATTTGGCAGGCGTCAACACCACGACCATCGCGGAACTGGAGGTCCTTACCGGTGGCTGGAGCGCAGAGTACGGGCGCGCGACGGGTTCGGTAATCAACATTGTCACCCGTTCTGCTTCAGACCGCATTCGCGGCACGATACGTTCCCGATATCGCCCCGCGGGACAATATCATTGGGGCCGGAATATTTACAGTAAAGAGAATTATGAATGGAAGGTGATGGCTACGCTCGACTACTGGACCGAGAACACCGGGGGAGGCGCGTGGGCCGCGCGAACCCCGCAGGAGCGCCTCGATGCGTGGACGAATTTCATCACGGGGGATCTTTTCGGGGACGTTTCACGCCGCATGCAGGATTATGCCGAGCGCGCTACCTGGGAGGGCGAGGGAACGTTCTATGGGCCGATCACGGAAGACCTGGGGTTTCTTGCTTCGGGGAAGTACGTGCGGAGCGCCCCGAATTTCCCGGCTTATCTGGAGTATACTCAGGATTGGAATTACCAGGGCAAGCTGCATTACCGGCTCGGCTCCAGCAACCGGCTTGAGCTTTCGGGCCTTTACCAGGGTTTCGACAACACGGATGGCCCGCGGTTGAGCTACTGGTCCAGTGAAGATGCATTCGTTTCGGGGTTCTGGGGCCCTCCGCCGTACTATCACTCCGGTTATTCCACGTTCAAGTACTGGCCCTACGGCACCTCGAACATCTTTCAGGTTCCGACGCCGCCGGAATACATGCGGATGCGGAGTGGACAACTGGCCTGGACGCACGTATTCAATCCTTCATCTTTTCTCGACGCCAAGGTGAGCTACACCACCATGCGTCTGGATCGGGACAACTTCGGCCAACTCGAGGACAGCGAATTCTATGATCCCGAGTCAGAGGAGTTTGGCACCCACTGGGACGAAACAATGATTCCGGGCAACCCGCTGTTTTTGCTGCCTCCCATTTTTCATCGCCGCCACCCGGGCATTTTTCAACTCAAGGTGCGCTCAGAGGCCGCTGTAGCCAAGGTGGACTACACGAATCAGGTAAGCCAGGAGTTTCAATTGAAGGCCGGTGTGTTCATCTCCCCACAGTACGTGTCGAAGACCTTTAAGGCCGGAGACATGCCGGGCGCCGTCTACTCCAATTTGGCGACGAAGCCCGATTTCAAGCCGTGGGATGCGGCAGCCTATGTGCAGGGGAAGGTGGAGCTGAACGGCATGGTGGTCAACGCGGGGCTGCGTTTCGACGCCTTTGATGCGAACACGAAAGTGGCGCCCTCGATATTCGATCCGGGCGTGTTCGACGAGGCCCACGTGCCCAGCTACGATGCGGAAACGCACGGTGTGCAAACCCGTTCTCGGGCCGTGCTTTCACCGCGTTTCGGCATATCCCATCCGATCACGGAGTTGACCGTGCTGCACTTTTCCTACGGTCACTTCAACCAGCGCCCGGCGTGGCAACTGATCGGTGGCGGCCCGACGATTTTTCACATCACGTCCAGTTCGGAAGGCAATCCGGATGCTTCACCTGAGGAGGCGTTCGGTTTCTATCACCCCAACACCAACACGGCCAACCCGGAGCTCACCTTCGAGAAGATCATTCAGTACGAGATTGGCTTCGATCAGCATATTCCCCGGTTGGCCCAACTCGACGTGACCGCCTATTACAAGGACGGCAAGAATCTGACTTCTCTCGGAGTGAGCCAGGGGCGGGTCGACTTTGTGGGATTCGGATCGCACGCCAACCTTTTCGGCCTCGGGGGTTCGGTAAACACCGAGGTGTATACCGACCCGGTGGCCACCCTTGGGTTCGCGCCGGGAGGCGGCCGCAGCCGGGTAACGACCAATGGCGGGTTCGTCGATGTGAGAGGCCTCGAAGCGTCCATCGAGACGCTCTTTTTGCGGAACGCACGCCTGAAGCTTGTTTTCAACCGCTCTTTCGTGCGCTCCGGCCAATACGGTTTCAGACAGATATTCGTCGAAGTGGATGGCAACCCCGTACGGCCAAACCGATTGCACGGCGTGAGCCTGAGAGACCGGGGGACCTCCGGGCAGAACAACGACCAATGGAACCCGACTACGAGCTTCAAGGCAATCCTGAACTTGTTCACGCCGGAACAATTCGGCCCTGACCTTGGAAGTTTTTACCCGTTGGGAGGATGGCATGTGAACGCCTTTTACAATTTCGCCAGCGGCCACCGCTACACCTATCACTCCCCGGGAGATTTCTCGACCGAGCCCAATAACAGGCGGTGGAAACCCTACCACAACACTAACCTGCGTATCTCGAAAGCCATTGGCCTGGTTGGCTCTTCGGAGATTGAGTTCAGCGTGGACGTTCATAATGTGCTCAATACCAACCGCATCAGGTTCCCCACCTCACAGGATGCCTTGGTTGCTTACCACGAAGAAGATCAACTCCCGGTGAATCCAACAACGGGGGAAGAAAGCGAATGGGACTGGTACGATCTCGTTCAGCTTCCCCGGCAGATGTTTTTCGGGGTACAATTGAACTTTTAA
- a CDS encoding triose-phosphate isomerase has product MLVAGNWKMHTDIDAARTLARNVVDTVGDPGDVTVVVCPPFVSLSAVAAEIAGTPVGLGAQNMHMQDAGAFTGEVSAPMLTSAGCRYVILGHSERRQYFGETDAGVCAKIEQAHAHGLVPIVCVGETLEERKAGKAEEVVGRQLVHSLHGAAPDTPDHLVIAYEPVWAIGTGETATPDQAQEMHAFIRGRLNEQFGEETGRALHILYGGSVKPGNAAELFGRADVDGGLIGGASLKGEDFAAIVRAG; this is encoded by the coding sequence ATGCTTGTTGCCGGTAACTGGAAAATGCACACGGATATTGATGCGGCGCGTACCCTTGCGCGCAATGTCGTGGATACGGTGGGAGACCCCGGGGATGTAACGGTCGTGGTGTGCCCGCCTTTCGTGAGCCTGTCCGCTGTGGCCGCGGAGATTGCCGGTACGCCGGTGGGTCTCGGAGCCCAGAACATGCATATGCAGGATGCGGGCGCCTTTACCGGCGAGGTATCGGCTCCAATGCTGACGTCGGCGGGATGCCGGTACGTGATTCTGGGGCATTCCGAACGCCGGCAGTACTTCGGGGAGACGGACGCGGGGGTATGCGCGAAAATCGAACAGGCGCATGCCCACGGTCTTGTGCCGATCGTGTGTGTGGGCGAGACCCTGGAAGAGCGCAAGGCGGGCAAGGCCGAAGAGGTCGTGGGTCGGCAACTGGTGCACAGTCTGCATGGCGCAGCGCCGGATACTCCGGATCATCTGGTGATCGCCTACGAACCGGTCTGGGCGATCGGTACGGGTGAAACGGCCACGCCCGATCAGGCGCAGGAAATGCATGCTTTCATCCGGGGGCGGCTGAATGAACAATTCGGGGAAGAGACGGGTCGCGCCCTGCATATTCTGTACGGAGGCAGCGTCAAACCGGGCAACGCCGCCGAGCTGTTCGGGCGGGCGGATGTGGATGGCGGATTGATCGGCGGCGCCAGCCTGAAGGGGGAGGACTTTGCGGCGATTGTGCGGGCGGGGTAG
- the gatB gene encoding Asp-tRNA(Asn)/Glu-tRNA(Gln) amidotransferase subunit GatB, producing MPHATYEPVIGLEVHCRLLTDSKAFSSDSARFGAGPNVHVDPVSLGHPGTLPVLNRRMVDYTLRMGLATHCRIAPRSVLARKHYFYPDLPKGYQISQYETPICAGGHVDIVLQEKDAPPVIRRIGLTRIHMEEDAGRSIHDQDPYDTLLDYNRCGTPLIEIVSEPDLRSPREAYLYMRKIRQIVRYLGISDGNMEEGSLRCDANVSIRPLGSKDLCERTEIKNMNSFRNVERALDYEIGRQIRLVQGGGKVVRQTLLWDADRQETRPMRSKEEAHDYRYFPDPDLAPVFVTDEELDRIRGELPEMPEARSTRFQDAWGLPAYDAAILTEERELADYFEETLTALGVEGNGKETHGPAKSVSNMIMGDVLRVLKENATSIEELPIRPPRLAALVRLRLGDRISSTAAQEIFEAMLERDDAPEAIAEEQDLIQVSDVTSLAPVVENVLDDHPQQVAAYLGGKEGLIGYFIGQAMRRFEGSPDPKLVRKLLLEGLEARRE from the coding sequence ATGCCGCACGCTACGTACGAGCCGGTTATCGGCCTGGAAGTGCATTGCCGGCTTCTTACCGATTCCAAGGCGTTCAGTTCTGATTCCGCCCGGTTCGGCGCCGGGCCGAATGTGCATGTGGATCCGGTCAGTCTCGGCCATCCCGGCACGCTGCCCGTGCTGAACCGGCGAATGGTCGATTATACCCTGCGCATGGGGCTTGCCACCCATTGCCGGATCGCGCCCCGCTCCGTACTGGCCCGCAAGCATTACTTCTATCCCGACCTGCCGAAGGGCTACCAGATATCGCAGTACGAGACGCCTATCTGCGCCGGAGGGCATGTGGACATCGTTTTGCAGGAGAAGGATGCGCCGCCCGTCATCAGGCGCATAGGGCTGACGCGCATTCACATGGAGGAGGACGCAGGGCGATCCATCCACGATCAGGATCCGTACGATACGCTCCTCGACTATAATCGCTGCGGCACGCCGCTCATCGAAATCGTTTCCGAACCGGACCTGCGGTCGCCCCGGGAAGCTTACCTGTACATGCGGAAAATCCGCCAGATCGTGCGGTATCTCGGCATTTCCGACGGCAACATGGAGGAGGGATCGCTGCGCTGCGACGCAAACGTGTCGATTCGCCCCCTGGGGAGCAAGGACCTCTGCGAGCGCACCGAAATCAAGAATATGAACTCGTTTCGAAACGTGGAGCGCGCCCTCGATTATGAAATCGGCCGGCAGATACGACTGGTCCAGGGGGGCGGGAAGGTTGTGCGGCAAACGCTGCTCTGGGATGCGGACCGGCAGGAGACCCGGCCCATGCGTTCCAAGGAGGAAGCGCATGATTACCGGTATTTTCCGGACCCCGATCTGGCGCCGGTGTTCGTGACGGACGAAGAACTCGACCGCATCCGCGGCGAACTCCCGGAAATGCCGGAGGCGCGCAGCACCCGTTTCCAGGATGCGTGGGGATTGCCCGCCTATGATGCAGCGATTCTCACTGAGGAACGCGAACTGGCCGACTATTTCGAGGAAACCTTGACGGCGTTAGGGGTGGAAGGAAACGGCAAGGAAACGCATGGCCCGGCGAAAAGCGTCTCCAACATGATCATGGGCGATGTGCTCCGCGTGCTCAAGGAGAACGCCACGTCCATCGAGGAACTTCCCATTCGCCCTCCGCGCCTTGCCGCGCTGGTCCGGTTGCGTCTTGGCGACCGGATATCTTCCACGGCGGCCCAGGAAATTTTCGAAGCCATGCTGGAGCGGGACGATGCGCCGGAGGCCATTGCGGAGGAACAGGACCTCATCCAGGTCTCTGACGTGACTTCCCTTGCGCCCGTCGTGGAAAACGTACTGGACGATCACCCGCAGCAAGTGGCGGCGTATCTTGGAGGCAAGGAGGGCCTCATCGGGTACTTCATCGGGCAGGCGATGCGGCGCTTCGAGGGTTCGCCCGATCCCAAACTTGTGCGTAAGCTGCTGCTCGAGGGCCTTGAAGCCCGCCGCGAGTAG
- a CDS encoding thioredoxin-dependent thiol peroxidase — MPEKGEAAPDFEGSAQGGQRVRLADLRGRKIALYFYPKDDTPGCTKQACNLRDGHQDLLNEGIVVIGVSPDDEASHAKFAGKYDLPFPLLADPDKDIIGRYGVWGEKNLYGKKTMGLKRTTFLIDEEGCIVHVFKRPKVLNHKREIMEKFNLA; from the coding sequence ATGCCTGAAAAAGGAGAAGCGGCCCCCGACTTCGAGGGATCGGCGCAGGGCGGCCAACGCGTGCGCCTCGCCGATTTGCGAGGCCGCAAGATAGCCCTGTATTTCTACCCGAAAGACGATACGCCGGGCTGTACCAAGCAGGCCTGCAACCTGCGCGACGGCCACCAGGACCTGTTGAACGAGGGAATCGTTGTGATCGGCGTATCTCCCGACGACGAAGCATCCCACGCAAAATTCGCCGGAAAGTATGACTTGCCGTTTCCGCTGCTTGCCGACCCGGACAAGGATATTATCGGGCGATACGGCGTGTGGGGCGAGAAGAATCTCTATGGCAAGAAGACGATGGGGTTAAAGCGCACGACGTTTCTAATCGATGAAGAGGGGTGCATCGTCCATGTGTTCAAGCGCCCGAAAGTATTAAACCACAAGCGCGAAATCATGGAAAAATTCAATCTTGCGTAA
- a CDS encoding dehydrogenase: MAHAVAQQDDLLAIYEQLYVPRAIEEKMLRLIRQGRLSKWFSGYGQEAIATGCALGLEERDYILPMHRNTGVWTTRGVPLRSLFCQLMGREGGFTKGRDRTYHFGLPERRIVGMISHMAAMLPVACGLGLAAQLHGERFVALCFAGDGATREGDFHEALSLAGIWKLPVLFVVENNGYGLSTPVEEAVPIGDIADAAAGYGMFGAVVDGNDILEVIRAVRQAAERARSGAGPSLLEMKTFRMRGHEEASGTAYVPDDLFAEWAKRDPLERLARQVVDAGRATGEELEAVRVRIAGQIDEDIEYALIRPAPESTLETERAGVFAPAEPLREKLSGTDRGAGAPKRYIDAVSEGLRQAMEEDASVLLLGQDIAEYGGVFKVTKGFLEAFGPGRVRNTPIIESGAVGACMGLAIEGFRPILEIQYADFIACGFNQIVNNLATTHYRWGQSLPVTIRAPIGGGIGAGPFHSQSNEAWFCHIPGLKVVFPATPYDAKGLLMRAVRDPNPVLFLEHKRLYRSLKELVPDAPYEIPFGKARIAREGTAATIVTWGGGVPWALDAAEQWAGRGYELEVVDLRTLVPWDIEAVLGSVRKTNRVLVFHEAPLQGGFGGEVVARITEEAFGQLDAPPVRVGAENMPVPFSIRLEETLYSARAKLDEALHSLLAY; the protein is encoded by the coding sequence ATGGCGCACGCTGTCGCGCAACAGGACGATCTTCTGGCGATCTACGAGCAATTGTACGTTCCCAGGGCGATCGAGGAAAAAATGCTCCGGCTGATCCGGCAGGGGCGCCTTTCGAAGTGGTTCAGCGGATACGGGCAGGAAGCCATTGCGACAGGATGTGCGCTCGGTCTCGAGGAACGGGATTATATCCTCCCGATGCACCGAAACACGGGTGTATGGACTACCCGCGGAGTCCCTTTACGTTCTCTCTTCTGCCAACTCATGGGACGGGAGGGGGGCTTTACGAAGGGGCGTGACCGGACGTATCATTTCGGGCTTCCCGAGCGGCGTATCGTGGGAATGATTTCTCACATGGCTGCGATGCTGCCAGTGGCGTGCGGCCTCGGGCTTGCTGCACAGTTGCACGGAGAGCGATTCGTGGCGCTGTGTTTTGCAGGGGACGGGGCCACGCGCGAGGGCGATTTTCACGAAGCGCTGAGTCTGGCAGGCATATGGAAACTGCCGGTGCTCTTCGTGGTCGAGAACAATGGATACGGCCTCTCGACGCCGGTGGAAGAGGCGGTGCCGATCGGGGATATTGCCGACGCCGCCGCCGGGTACGGAATGTTTGGCGCCGTGGTGGACGGCAACGATATTCTTGAAGTGATCCGGGCGGTTCGGCAGGCAGCGGAGCGGGCGCGCAGCGGAGCGGGCCCGTCCCTTCTTGAAATGAAAACCTTCCGAATGCGGGGGCATGAGGAAGCCTCCGGTACCGCCTACGTCCCTGATGACTTGTTTGCCGAGTGGGCGAAGCGGGATCCTCTGGAGCGGCTTGCGCGGCAGGTGGTGGACGCAGGGCGTGCTACCGGAGAAGAACTGGAAGCGGTGCGGGTACGCATTGCCGGGCAGATCGACGAGGATATCGAATATGCCTTGATCCGGCCTGCGCCCGAAAGCACGCTCGAAACGGAACGCGCCGGCGTGTTTGCACCGGCTGAACCTCTCCGGGAGAAATTATCCGGAACCGACAGGGGAGCAGGCGCTCCGAAGCGGTACATAGACGCTGTTTCAGAGGGGCTCCGGCAGGCTATGGAGGAAGATGCCTCCGTACTGCTTCTGGGGCAGGATATTGCCGAATACGGGGGCGTATTCAAGGTCACCAAGGGATTTCTGGAAGCATTCGGCCCCGGCCGGGTGCGAAATACCCCCATTATCGAAAGCGGAGCCGTCGGAGCCTGTATGGGACTGGCGATCGAGGGCTTCCGGCCCATTCTGGAAATACAGTATGCGGATTTCATTGCCTGCGGATTCAACCAGATCGTCAATAATCTGGCCACCACCCATTATAGATGGGGGCAGTCCTTGCCGGTTACGATACGCGCGCCCATCGGGGGCGGCATTGGTGCGGGCCCTTTTCATTCGCAGTCGAACGAAGCCTGGTTTTGCCACATACCCGGTCTGAAAGTGGTGTTTCCGGCCACGCCGTACGACGCCAAGGGACTCTTGATGCGGGCCGTTCGGGATCCGAACCCCGTTCTTTTCCTGGAGCACAAGCGCCTGTACCGTTCCCTGAAGGAGTTGGTCCCCGATGCGCCGTACGAGATTCCGTTCGGCAAGGCGCGCATTGCCCGCGAGGGGACGGCAGCCACCATAGTCACCTGGGGAGGAGGCGTGCCCTGGGCGCTCGATGCGGCGGAACAGTGGGCCGGGCGGGGATACGAACTTGAAGTGGTGGATCTGCGTACGCTCGTGCCTTGGGATATAGAAGCGGTGCTGGGATCCGTGCGAAAAACAAACCGGGTGCTCGTGTTCCACGAGGCGCCGCTGCAAGGCGGATTCGGCGGAGAGGTGGTCGCCCGCATTACCGAGGAGGCTTTCGGGCAACTCGATGCGCCGCCGGTACGGGTCGGTGCGGAAAACATGCCGGTTCCGTTTTCCATCCGTCTCGAAGAAACCCTATATTCCGCTCGCGCAAAACTGGACGAAGCGTTGCACAGCCTACTGGCGTACTAA
- a CDS encoding sugar transferase: MSRRTELISLILADFLAFGAASILLYMGRFQWEWFGTEYAEPPWMFVPIAALAVYWFCLFLFFGMYRERYADSRFDELVSVGKVVSAGMLVLVFAIFIDTLEPGATRSLIFFYWVVTLSFVACGRVIVRSVQKALLVRGRGMHKALVVGWTDRVEQLYGEVARYPEAGLQIVGAIRMRRDEPDSSEGDGAMSYSIANGDDAFVQAADDTDVHSIDALPGLIDRLGVQDVLIALGSEDHGPLIDVLRLCDGKPVSLKLVPDFYTLIGGMARTEHIYGLPLIEVLPEPMPPWEKSTKRLIDLVAASVILLVGLPFWIALGLVVRLTSPGPAIYRQRRVGRYGKDFTMCKFRTMRRDAEAGTGPVWAQEDDPRYTPPGRWLRKTRLDEIPQLWNVLKGEMSLVGPRPERPYFVEKLAAEIPLYSRRHRVKPGITGWAQVKWKYDSSLEDVRQKVRYDLFYIENVSLRMDFKILFRTIRTAILGKGH, encoded by the coding sequence GTGTCGCGCAGAACCGAACTCATATCCCTGATTCTGGCCGATTTTCTGGCCTTCGGCGCGGCGAGTATTCTCCTCTACATGGGCCGGTTTCAATGGGAATGGTTCGGCACGGAATACGCGGAACCTCCCTGGATGTTTGTGCCCATCGCCGCACTGGCCGTCTACTGGTTCTGCCTTTTTCTCTTTTTCGGCATGTACCGCGAACGGTATGCAGACAGCCGGTTCGACGAACTGGTTTCAGTGGGAAAGGTGGTGTCGGCCGGGATGCTCGTCCTCGTTTTTGCGATTTTTATAGACACGCTGGAGCCGGGCGCTACCCGGAGCCTCATTTTTTTCTACTGGGTTGTGACGTTATCGTTTGTGGCGTGCGGCCGGGTCATCGTGCGCTCCGTACAGAAGGCGCTGCTTGTGCGTGGACGGGGGATGCACAAGGCGCTGGTGGTGGGGTGGACCGACCGGGTGGAGCAACTCTATGGCGAGGTGGCACGCTATCCGGAAGCCGGACTTCAGATCGTGGGCGCGATTCGCATGCGCCGCGACGAACCGGATTCTTCGGAGGGCGATGGGGCCATGTCGTATTCAATTGCAAACGGCGACGATGCCTTTGTACAAGCGGCCGACGATACCGATGTACATTCGATCGATGCGTTGCCGGGGCTCATTGACCGGCTTGGCGTGCAGGATGTGCTGATTGCATTGGGGTCGGAAGATCACGGTCCTCTTATCGATGTGCTCCGCCTGTGCGACGGGAAGCCGGTTTCCCTCAAACTGGTCCCCGACTTTTACACGCTCATCGGAGGGATGGCGCGCACGGAGCATATCTACGGCCTGCCGCTTATTGAAGTATTACCTGAACCTATGCCTCCTTGGGAAAAGAGTACCAAGCGGCTCATAGACCTTGTCGCAGCATCCGTTATACTGCTTGTCGGACTTCCTTTCTGGATCGCTCTGGGGCTGGTTGTGCGCCTGACTTCTCCGGGGCCGGCTATCTACCGGCAACGCCGCGTCGGGCGCTACGGCAAAGACTTCACGATGTGCAAGTTTCGCACGATGCGCCGCGATGCGGAAGCCGGGACCGGGCCGGTCTGGGCGCAGGAAGACGACCCCCGGTACACGCCTCCGGGCCGGTGGCTGCGGAAAACGCGCCTGGACGAGATTCCCCAGCTATGGAATGTGCTGAAAGGGGAAATGAGTCTGGTAGGGCCCCGTCCGGAACGCCCGTACTTCGTGGAAAAACTGGCGGCGGAAATTCCGCTTTACAGCCGGCGCCACCGTGTCAAGCCGGGCATTACGGGGTGGGCCCAGGTGAAGTGGAAATACGATTCGTCTCTGGAAGATGTGCGGCAGAAGGTCCGGTACGACCTTTTCTACATTGAGAACGTAAGTCTCCGCATGGATTTCAAGATTCTGTTTCGCACGATCCGAACGGCTATTCTCGGCAAGGGCCACTAA
- a CDS encoding capsule assembly Wzi family protein, which yields MPVCKKRKACIAPRCRSACSHDGHSYMKAPRNGFMRAVSCTMQPVRSAAMPMLRSLCRPLLALASILLFGAGLMCVPSVSAQHAASGSNRPVPLDHWAYEYIHRLQARGYLTSLHPTALPYTGGEIASALRSLPSEELPKPVRRWAERLHEEYGTSQDESRPQVGIGVQPGVRASSTQRLDPLRPAPDSDVPLQIAGLHVYPQTAIRVFLEHGPLVAQGGMRFDAWYRYDPDALEAANRLVSRNEEAYIGLGTRYVSVYAGRLAQHWGPYGETALLVSQNPVDFDRMYVRIGGNRLALRSIVGELDSITGDGRFTGTAGADSVRSGSIRRYLSAHRLDWRPSRNVAISLMESTVWSGSSAGLSLKFFNPLTLHALAVDGRPKNDENNGLLAGMAWAQYRAWTFQGQVLLDDADLLNQSGEPSSIALSGSLQYAGLARADLGTAWTAVAARTYNAHQPEGRYTHLLRGIGAPYNDYIHAAAYATFYTGRGELDLAVSPRLDVLFQGTADIHDPYPFAADAVEFILDGVSERVVRPGLRLRAQYGASWWGQIDAGPAFIRNEAHRADNDRTIFTVTLSAVARFGGAKRISLSL from the coding sequence ATGCCGGTGTGCAAGAAGCGGAAAGCCTGTATTGCCCCTCGCTGCCGGTCGGCCTGTTCGCATGACGGGCATTCTTACATGAAAGCGCCCCGAAATGGTTTCATGCGCGCCGTATCTTGCACCATGCAACCCGTCCGATCCGCCGCCATGCCGATGCTTCGTAGCCTATGCCGCCCGCTTCTTGCGCTGGCGTCCATTCTGCTCTTCGGAGCGGGGCTCATGTGTGTACCATCCGTCTCCGCACAGCACGCCGCTTCGGGTTCCAACCGGCCGGTCCCTCTCGATCACTGGGCCTACGAATATATCCATCGCCTGCAGGCCCGTGGATATCTGACGTCGCTGCATCCGACGGCGCTTCCCTATACCGGCGGTGAGATTGCTTCCGCTCTGAGATCACTGCCGAGTGAGGAGCTTCCGAAACCGGTCCGGCGCTGGGCGGAGCGGTTGCACGAGGAATACGGAACCTCGCAAGACGAAAGCCGCCCGCAGGTAGGCATCGGGGTTCAGCCGGGCGTACGGGCTTCCTCGACACAGCGCCTCGATCCGCTGAGGCCGGCGCCGGACAGCGATGTGCCCTTACAGATTGCTGGCCTGCACGTATACCCGCAAACGGCTATTCGCGTATTTCTGGAACATGGGCCCCTGGTGGCGCAGGGCGGCATGCGCTTTGACGCCTGGTACCGGTACGACCCCGACGCCCTCGAAGCCGCTAACCGGCTTGTCTCGCGCAACGAAGAAGCATACATCGGTTTGGGAACCCGCTATGTGTCGGTCTACGCCGGACGGCTGGCGCAGCATTGGGGCCCCTATGGAGAAACCGCCCTTCTCGTAAGCCAAAACCCGGTGGATTTCGACCGGATGTATGTGCGCATCGGTGGAAATCGGCTCGCGCTCCGAAGCATCGTGGGAGAACTCGACAGCATCACCGGCGACGGACGATTCACAGGAACCGCCGGAGCGGATAGCGTCCGGTCCGGCAGCATACGACGCTACCTGTCCGCCCATCGCCTCGACTGGCGCCCTTCCCGGAACGTAGCGATTTCGCTGATGGAATCCACGGTCTGGTCCGGTTCATCGGCTGGACTCTCTCTCAAATTCTTCAATCCGCTCACGCTCCATGCCCTTGCCGTCGACGGGCGGCCCAAGAACGACGAAAACAACGGGTTGCTGGCCGGCATGGCCTGGGCGCAGTACCGGGCATGGACGTTCCAGGGACAGGTGCTGCTTGACGATGCGGACCTGCTGAACCAGTCGGGCGAACCCTCTTCCATTGCCCTGAGCGGCAGTCTCCAGTACGCCGGTCTCGCCCGGGCCGATCTGGGAACGGCGTGGACCGCCGTGGCCGCGCGCACCTACAACGCACATCAGCCGGAAGGCCGGTATACGCACCTGCTTCGAGGTATCGGGGCACCGTACAACGACTATATTCATGCAGCTGCGTATGCCACGTTCTACACCGGACGCGGAGAACTCGATCTTGCCGTGTCCCCCCGCCTCGACGTACTCTTTCAGGGTACTGCGGACATACACGATCCCTATCCGTTCGCAGCGGATGCGGTGGAATTTATTCTCGACGGTGTTTCCGAACGGGTCGTGCGGCCGGGACTGCGTCTTCGCGCCCAGTACGGCGCCTCCTGGTGGGGGCAGATAGATGCAGGCCCCGCTTTCATCCGGAACGAGGCGCACCGTGCCGACAACGACCGCACGATTTTCACCGTTACGCTTTCCGCCGTGGCGCGATTCGGCGGCGCAAAGCGCATTTCCTTATCCCTGTGA